From the Lathyrus oleraceus cultivar Zhongwan6 chromosome 3, CAAS_Psat_ZW6_1.0, whole genome shotgun sequence genome, the window gaaagcattacgAAAATTACACAGTGAAATTAATAACAAATAACATGTATTAAGGAAATTATAACATCAGAGTCATTATacgatcaattcagggacaccccctggcattggaggggtttagcctctcatattaTCCAAATAAGATACAAAATAAAATTGGGACATTACAAAAAGTTTGGAATTTCGTTGATCTTCAATCGTgtccgctcttgaaggatctcCGTTCTTCGCCGCTTTTCACTATTTCAATCTTTATCGTCTACAATTTTTGATCGTAAAAAAAAGTCCTTTTCTCCATATTCAAATATCCCCTAAATAGTTCCTGATGACAATTTTTATGTAGaaaagtccaaaatgccctccCGGATAAGTCGTGCCAAAAAACAGCAAAAACTGTAAAATGAGgtgtccaagccaacactggccTGTCAGGCAACACGACAAGCCGTGTTGGGATTCTGATGAGAAAGTCTTGACACGCCCCTCCAGGGAggctgacacgggtcgtgtcagctaacacgggcAACCGTGTCAGCTCTCTGTTTTCCTCTTCCTAGTGTTctctcctgacacggcccgtgttaggcaacacgggtggccgtgtcaggaCTACTATGTTGCCCAATTTCCTCTACTGATGGGCCCGGAACATCCAATTTGCTTGTCTATCCCTCCGTTACTCTTACTTACACCTGAAATCAATAGAACTACCATAAAgagacataaaatggagtataatgATGCAAACAACATGTATTAACAACTGgaaacaacaatgcaaaacatctaatttactaaaCAGAACAATAAAATAAGTAGACTAATGTGTTACCAACTTCGTGAAAAAGTgtcgaatgagtgtcagaaaacaagtagaattggagaccgatcataaccccaaacttagctcattgcttgtcctcaagtgatgctcgGGACATCAGGAGGGTCATCCCTAAATTTTGCATCCACAATGCTACTGCGATCTTTCGTGATCTCCTGTTCACTTTTCATTCACTGTTTTACTCTTTCCCGACTTCTGACTTCAGCTACACTTTCACCTTGACACATCTTTTGGCCTGTGgcttttcacactctcaccaaatctctcgggaTCAAAGTCTTTGTACTCAAGAAAAATAGAGCATGCAAAGTCAACTCTTAGGTTATTGATTCCTGCGACAAAATTTATCATCCaaaaaaaaaatatggaaaatGGAAAAACGATTATCATAGCCTTCTAGAGGATGGAGAGTAGAGCAACTTTTGTGAAGGGTGCCGGGAATTTGGATGGAGTAGAGTGGTAAAGTTGAGAGCTTTTGGTGGTGTGGATATGGAGGAAGTTGAAGAACAATGGAGAAGGATAAGGATTATGtaaaaatgagagagagagagagagagagagagagagagtgaaaaaATCAGATTTTATTGGTAGATGAAGGGTAAAATGAGTTTAAATGGTGGAAAATCCAGGTGTGGTCCACGGAATCAAAAAAACCAAGTTTTGAAAAAATATGGCCGTTGGACCTGACACGAGAAGCCAGTCAGGCCactgtttttttttttgtttcttcCAGTAGAGatgacacgggcggccgtgtcaaCCTACTATAAAATTTTGGCCTTTCAGCTGCTTCGTTGAgacgggcacccgtgtcagggTCCTGTTTTTTCAAAAAATTCTAAATTTTTTCACTGTTACTCTGTTCTCTGGTATCCAACAATCTTTTATGAGTTCATCTCAACCCTCTTCTTCTGCACTATACGATGTACTTGTGAGCCTACAAATAAACTTGTAAACACACCAAACATTGAAATAGTTAGAATAAAACcgtgtgggttgcctcccacaaagcgctgcgtttaacgtcgcatggctcgacgatCGTCTCCCTCATCCTTGGAGACGAACATTATCGATCATACCACTTTTCTGCCCCTTATAGTAGAGCTTCAACCTTTGTCTGTTCACCTTGAATGTATCCCCATTATTTGGATTTTTAAGTTCGATCGCTCCATGGGGAAACACTTTGTGAACCACAAATGGACCCGACCACCTGGATTTCAACTTTCCTGGAAAAGCATTAATCTGGAGTTAAACAAGAGCACCAGTTGTCCCTCGACAAACTCCTTTCTCTACAGCTTCTAATCGTGCCATTTCTTTGTCTTTTCTTTGTAGAATTTGGCGTTCTCATATGCTTGATTATGAAACTCCTCTAACTCGTGGAGCTAAAGGATTCAGGACTCACCCGCTTTAGCCAGATCATAATATAAGAATTTGGATGCCGAAAATGCTTTGTGCTCCAACTCTAGTGGAaagtgacaagctttaccataaaCCAACTGATACGGAGACATACCTATGGGCGTTTTGAATTTCGTTCTGTACGCCCATAGTGCATCTTCTAATTTTAGTGCCCAGTGTTTCCTAGATGCGTAAATAGTCTTTTCCAATGTTTGCTTTATCTGCCTGTTGGAAACTTCGACCTGGCCACTCGTTTGAGGGTGATATGGAGTGGCGATCTTGTGTTTAACATTATACTTCTTTAGCAGATTCTCCATCAGTTTGTTCAAAAAGTGAGTGCCTTCATCTCTAATAATTTCTCTTGGCACCCCGAATCTCAAAAAGATATTATTCTTCATCAAATGTCACAACCACTTTAGAGTCATTGGTGGGTAATGCCAtagcttccacccactttgatACATAGTCAACTTCTACCAAGATGTAATTTTTCCCAAAGGATGGTGGAAATTgccccatgaagtctattccccagaCATCAAACAATTCAACCTCCAGCATAACATTTTGCGGCATTTGATTTCTCTTAGAAATATTCCCCGTTCTTTGACATATGTCGCATTCTTTGACGATGTCCTAGGTATCTTTGAACAGTGTGGGCCAATATAGACCTGATTGAAGAACTTTGGCTGTTGTTCGGTCACCACTGAAGTCTCCTCCATAATCCGAATCATGACAAGCTCTAAGTGCATCCCTTTGCTCCTCCTCCGGGACACATCTTCTGACCAGCCCATCCACTCCTCGTTTGTATAGGAATGGGTCATCCCATaagtaaaacctgcaatcatgaacaaactttttctttATGTTAGAATCAAAATCGCTGGGGATTACACCCCCCACCAAATAATTCGTGTAGTCTATGAACCACGGGATACCGATAACAGCGAGGGTGTGTTCATCAGTGAGCTCATCATTTATCGGTCTCTTTTCATATGTTTCTTCAATTGGTGACATGCGGGATAGATGACCTGCCACTGTGTTTTCACACCCTATTTTGTCCAGGATCTCTAAATCAAATTCTTGGAGGAGTAAGATCCACCTGAGAAGTCTCTACTTAGTGTCTTGTTTAGCAAACAGATATTTCAAAGCGGCATGGTCCGTATACACGACAACCTTTGATCCTAACAAATATTTCATGAACTTATCAAATGCGTAAACCACAGCTAACAACTCTTTTTCAGTGGTTGCGTAGTTCATCTGTTCAAGGCTTAACACATTACTAGCATAGTAAATGACATGTAATAACTTCTCTCTTGGTTGTCCTAAGACTGCCCCTACAACAatatcactagcatcacacatgatctcaaacgGAAGAGACCAATCGGGGGAAATAACAATGGGTGCTAAAATCAATTAGCTCTTCAATGTCTCAAAGGCCATGGTGCATTCTTTGTTGAACATAAACGCCTTATCTCTAACCAATAGAATGGTCAGCGGTTTTGCAATTTTTGaaaaatctcttatgaacctacGGTAAAAACCTGCGTGTCCTAAGAAACTCCTGATACCCTTCTCATTAACAGGGGGTGGGAGTTTAGATATCACTTCCACTTTTGCTTGGTCAACTTCAATTCCCTTGtaggaaattttgtgacccaaCACTATCCCTTCAcgcaccatgaagtgacatttctcccaGTTCAGAATTAAATTCGTTTTCTGGCACCTGTCTAAAACAAGAGAGATTAGTTAAACAGTTATCAAATGAGGATCCAAAGAtcgagaagtcatccatgaatacttccataTTCTTTTCGAGCATTTCAGAAAAAATGGAAGTCATGCATCATTGGAAGGTGGCTGGAGCATTACACAACCCGAAcggcattcttcggtaagcaaaaaCACCATACGGACATGTGAATGTTGTGTTTTCTTGGTCTTCTGGAGCTACAGcaatctgattatacccggagTATCCATCTAGAAAACAGTAGTAATAATGCTCGGCCAACCTCTCCAACATATGGTCAATAAATGGCaaagggaaatggtccttcctagttgtTATGTTCAACCTTCTGTAGTCAATGCAAACACAGCACTCGGTTATTGTTCGAGTAGGAATTAACTCATTTTTTCCATTCCTTATTACGGTGGTCCCCCCTTTCTTAGGGACAACATGCATCGGGCTCACCCACGGGCTGTCAGAAATAGGATATATAAGACCTGAGTCTAACAATTTCACCACCTCTTTTCGAACGGCTTCCTTCATTACAGGATTGAGTCTTCTCTGTGGTTGGACTACCGGTTTGTGGTCgtcttccatgagaattttatgcatgcacACTGTAGGGATAATACCCTTCAAATCTTCAATTGCCCATCCAATAGCATTTTTGTACTTTTTCAAGACTTGGATGAGCTTTTCTTCTTGGATATTCTGAAGGCTCGAGTTTATGATAGCCGGACATTTTCCTTCAGGATCGAGAAAGACATATTTAAGATTGTCAGGAAGTTGTTTCAACTCTGTCTCCTTCTTTGGTTCTTCATTCTCCCCACTAGATTGAGGTAGGCGTAAATCCTCCCACATGCGTGGTCGAGATCCATTCCACAGGGGTTGTGCGTCTAACAAGGCTAGCACTTCAGATTCCCCATTGTCCACTTCTTTATCAGAATTGAAAATGGACAAactcaacactctttccaaaggtGACTGTGGTGCATTCAAAGTACTATCATATGTCTTCACCTGATCCAGAACCTCTATAGTATGACTGGTACAAATATCATCCTTGTACCTCATGGTATTTCGAACATCGATTTTCAATTCCTCATCATAAACCTTCAATTTCGTTGTTCCTTCTTCTGTGTTTATCAAGCACCGTCCCGTTTCTAAAAAGGGTCTCCCAAGAATGAGAgggatctcttcatcttctggcatttcaagaattacaaaatccaccggaaatacaaacttgtcaattttcaCTAGAACATCTTCAACAATGCCATACGGTTTCTTGATCGAATGATCAGTGAATTGGAGTGTCATCCTGGTATCTTGCATAACACCTATACCAAGCTTCTTGAAAATGGATAACGACAtgagactcacactagctcccaGATCAATAAGAGCTTTGTTGAATGACCTATCTCCAATAGTACAAGGGATGGTTATAGCTCCTCAATCTTTTTTCTTTATCGGAATCTTCATAATCTGCAAAATAGCATCACAAGTTTTGGTTAGAATAAACGGGTTGGTGTCGGTGGTATGCCTCTTCGAAATgatatccttcatgaacttggcgtaagtaggcatttgttcaagtgcTTCCAACAAAGGAATGTTAATCTCCAGCTACTTGAACAACTCtaagaatttttcaaagtttTTCGCATGTTGTACTTTTTTCTTGTTTCTAGTAGGGAAGGGAAGCTTAACAACTGGCTTGGGCTCAATGTCTGTTTCTTTCACAATAGGTTTCGGTGCTACCACTTCTTCCCtaacaacttcattttctttgatctcaaGGCCCACTTTGATCAATTggtcttcctcttcatccacTTCCTCAACAACTTCATCCGATTTACCACTTCTTGTTGTCACCACGCTCACATTGTTATGCTCTCTAGGATATGTCATGGTTGCACTAGGTACAAcaccttgtgcttgagaactcGAAGCTAGTTGCTGAGCGATTTGACCCAATTGGACTTCAAGATTCTTTATGGATGTTGTGGTGTTTTTCTTATTGTTCTGggtttcttcttgaaattgaACATTATGAGCTACCGTTCTTTCAATACCAATTTCACAATCAGCGTTTTAGGGGCatgttgctgctgttgttgttgatattgagtttggtaCTGACCATGTTGATGAGTTGTTCCTTCTTGGTCTTTCCATgagaagttgggatgattcttccaactCGGATTACACGTGTTGGAATAAGGATTATTCTTCTTCAAAAATTTGATTTCCTCCacttgttgaggagttgcaaaaCAATAAACAGTTTGGTGCGGACCACTATAAATTTCCGAGCAGACAGTAGGAGCCGGTTGGACCTGCGCCACCTGTTggatacctatattcatcgcCTTCAGCTTCTTATCAACTTCAACAGCTATAGTATCTTCAATACGGATTTTATTAGTTTCCAGCTTTAAATCTATAACCCCTTCTGGTTTACTTTGACACATATCGTACAACTCCATGTGCTCATTAGCAACAATAgcttcaatgatcttcttgataccggtggttgttgaaaaatttgtggaaCCACCGGCTGCAGTATCAATCGACtgtttggtctttattttgagACCACTCACAAACATCTTCATCTGTTCAGTTgcatccatattatgagttgggcaggCTACTAGGACTCTCTTGAATCTGTTTTAAGCGTCTCCCAAAGTTTCCCCGTCCTTCTGCTTAAAATTGAGAATTTCATACCTCTTCCGCAGAAATACTGATGCTGGGAAATACTCATTCAGGAAGGATTTTTCCATTtgcaaagatttctgaccatgagcaacaCTCTAAAAGTTGACGGTCTCACCGAAGAAGCCAAGAAATTGAAAATGTTCTCGTTTACCTTAGCGGAAGAAGCTGAAGAAtggtttccaaaaatgcccaCGTGAGGATACTGGAAGAGAAGGttattgtaagaacaaatttagttctacaatgtatctctaagattttgatgataacaaaggatgaaacgAAAATGGTACCTtaatgaaatttttctaagtgtgcaggactctgatcaaaacaatcagatagacaatcatcagatacagaatcaagcACTAAGATACTACTCAGAAGTTACGTAACAAGAAGGCTCTGACTCTGATCCAACACAAGCGCTAGCAAAATTAAAGAAGTCAGAAATTCGGAGAAAAAAGaatgaatccagactctgaagacgCACGCTCTGAAGAAGTCAAATAAAGAGAAACTATGAGGAAGTCAGATACAAGCACCCTCTGAAGACGAATATTGTTAAATAAAGGCTCTGACTACAGGAATCGTTGATTCAAGAAAACTTAACCTTGAAGAAAATTGCCAATAGAAATAAACTATTTTTAGAAGGAAGTTATGACGCTCCCTTTACTGCTTTGGAAAGAACAAtgagagtaatgacattaatcattcttcaatgaccaaggTTCTGTCATTAACATCAACCAACGGTCCCCTCAATCTCCTATAAAAAGGATGGAACGCTTCACAAGTCATACACCAGAGATACACGAGAATACATTTCTTCCATCACTTTCTTTCACTCTCTCACAAGCTGCTGCTCTAACGAGAGAACATTTTTTTCTCTTAtattctgtaatatttgcttattgttagaagcacTGTTCATTACTAATCATATCATTTctaagatatttcctcaagtgactctgtgaaGTCTGAATACTTAAGAGGGTTAAGGGATTATTTCTCTTAGACGattgtttgtgtaatctttcaagattagtggattaagtcctttctgaaggcgaaatcaccttggccgggtggactggagtagctttgaatttcaagcgaaccagtatacAATTCTATGTTGAATTCTTTTTATTATGTGTGTGTCTAAGTTCTGAAAAGtttttatttttccaaaacaTTTCAAACCACCCTTTCTTGTTTTTCCCTACCTTCAGTTATTTGCAACAAGGTTTCTTGTCTGTCAAAATGTTATTTTATGGGGTGATATCATGATTCCTCGACATTCATCTCAAACTCTACGATTGCTGACTTGTGacaaagcttttgcttgaacAACTTGAAAACATGGAGAGGATTTGTCCCTTTATAGCACATCTTGCCCAAGTGTGATAGGCTTATGCAAAGTGTTTACCTAAAAaagattttgaaataaaatgaccATAATTTGGAGATGGCTTGCCCCAGAATTTTAAGTCATGAAAGGATTTGTCCTTGATTAACCGACTCACGGAGTGGTTGACTTTCCTGCATTCTTGAGGTAGTTTGCCCCGTTATGAGCGTTGAAGCAACTTAACTCACACTGACTGAACATGGAAGAGATTTTCCCCTAGTCAATAAAACCTCTAAGTGATCTGCCCCTACTTGATAGAGTCCGGAGATGGTTTTCTCTGGATCAACCGATTCTTGAAATGATTTTCCCCCTAATCAACATATGCTTGGAGACTATTTCAGACAAACTGATTCCTGGAGTAATCTTCCTTCGACCAACTGCTATTTTTAGGTGACATGCCCTTGATTCATGGGTTATGAGGTAGTCTTGATTCTAGAGAATGATCAAAGTTCTCTTGGTTGCTCTTTATTAAAAGTTCCCTGATGTCAAATAATGAATTGCAATTAAAATTGTTCATTATAACTGGTAATTTTAATGTGATGTTCATGCAAGTTTTAAAAAGAATCATTTATTAGAATGATGTGATAATATGTGAggagtggaccatgagtccaaacACAACAATTTTTTTAGAAATTTAAAGTGTGAAAGATACAACGAGAATAATGACATCGATGTAGAAGattagcaaatctttaggagtcagtgCACGCAACCTTGCTGTAGTTTTCTTTCTGAAAtaaccctgcttcaattaggtctttgaagcgttgtaacgtggcctggttcatGCTTTTCGAAAAAAAAGGAAATAAGGCTCAAAATTCCACTTTAACCCACCTTTTCTTCTTGTTAACTCCATTCTTACATATAGTTAATTGAACACCCACATTCTTCAAAATGGCTTGACGGTGAAAGGAGAAAGATGAAGATTCAAGACTTTCTTGAAATGGCAGACACCTCATTTtgttttttggatgtcggtgacctTTTGATTTTGGTATGGTCGTCATTgattcttgttttgttttgtttagggttttcgtgacctcttttgatttttgtcttgatccctaacttttgcctggaccactttttgaagcttttagtccatcgggattgcccaATTTTTTTCCTAACTCTCCTTTTGGGATATCGACTTAGCGAGCGTTTTTTCTTTTTTGAAAGGCTTGTGACTGCTAAGACACTTGTCATTGAAGAACAACAGATATAAATTTTGGATTTTGTATGGTTCCTTTGACACTTTAGGATGTGTGTGAAGAACGCCATGTGGTTGATTTCCATATGGGATGTATTCTCTTCTAATTCAAATGTGGAGTCAGATTAATTATACACTAGCCTGCCCCAGGTTAAACATAA encodes:
- the LOC127131643 gene encoding uncharacterized protein LOC127131643 gives rise to the protein MDATEQMKMFVSGLKIKTKQSIDTAAGGSTNFSTTTGIKKIIEAIVANEHMELYDMCQSKPEGVIDLKLETNKIRIEDTIAVEVDKKLKAMNIGIQQVAQVQPAPTVCSEIYSGPHQTVYCFATPQQVEEIKFLKKNNPYSNTCNPSWKNHPNFSWKDQEGTTHQHAHNVQFQEETQNNKKNTTTSIKNLEVQLGQIAQQLASSSQAQGVVPSATMTYPREHNNVSVVTTRSGKSDEVVEEVDEEEDQLIKVGLEIKENEVVREEVVAPKPIVKETDIEPKPVVKLPFPTRNKKKVQHAKNFEKFLELFK